Below is a window of Bacillota bacterium DNA.
GGGCTTTTACCGCAGATCTCGCACCGATATGACACGGCCAGCACCTCCTTGTCTTGCAAAGACCCGTGGTGTATTGTATCATAGCGACGCAGGCCACGCAAGCGCCGCAAACGAGCCTGCGCAGGCTGCACCGCGGGCCATTCTACGCGCGCCCCGGGCGAGCATACGATAGCAAAAAGGAATTTCTTGCGGTGCGGAGAATGTAGAAACGTCCGGTCTTCACGGGGATGTGCTGGGCGACGGCGCGGGCAGGGGGGTTCTGCGGTTCATGGGCAAGGATGTCAGCACGGAACTCGGCCAAATCACCATTTCGGACGAGGTGATCGCGCTCATCGCCGGGATGGCGGCGACGGAATGCTATGGCCTCGTTGGGATGGCTTCGCGGAACATTCAAGACGGTATCGCGGAGCTTCTCGGGATGGAGAACATGAGCCGCGGCGTGGAGGTGAAGCTCGACGGCGACGAGGTTGTGATCGAGCTTTACATCATCGTCGAATACGGCACGAAGATCACCGAGGTCGCCCAGAACGTTATGGATAAGGTGCGGTACGTTGTGGAGAGCATGACCGGGCTCAAAGTGGCGCAGGTAAACATAACTGTTCAAGGTGTGAGGGTGACGCATGTCAGAACGGATAGGCGCACGTGACCGGCAAGAGGAGGCCAGCGCGTTGAAGCGTGATCTGCTCGATGCCGGAGCCCTTGCGCGCGCGATCATGGCCGGCACCGAATGGCTGGGAGCGAATAAGGAGTTCGTGAACTCTCTGAACGTGTTTCCGGTCCCTGACGGCGACACGGGCACGAACATGCATCTCACTCTTCTCTCGGCTGTGCGCGAGGTTGAGAAGGCCGAGGGACGCGAACTTTGGGAGATCGCGGATGCTGCCGCCATGGGCTCGCTCATGGGGGCGCGCGGCAACTCAGGCGTGATATTCTCTCAGTTGTTCCGGGGTTTTGCGAAAGGGGTCGAGGGCAAGGCTCAGCTCGAACCCCAAGACTTGGCACGCGCACTTCAAAGCGCGGCCGCCATGGCGTACAAGGCAGTTATGAAGCCGGTGGAGGGGACGATGCTGACCGTTGCACGGGAGGCGGCGCGTTCCGCCACCCAGTGCGCCAGGGCGGGCCTCGGCCTTCGTGCTCTTGCCGAGAAGGTGCTCGAGGACTCCCAGAGGGCCTTGGAACGAACTCCGGAGATGCTTCCCACCCTGAAGGAAGCCGGTGTGGTTGACGCGGGAGGGCAAGGGCTTGTGTTCTTCTGGCAAGGTATAGTGAAGTCTTTGCGTGGCGAGGTGACGGTGCCGCGCCAGGAGCCCGTGCTTCAGGTGGCGCGGGGAGGCGGCGCGGGACAGGCCGCGCGGCAGCCCGAGGCGACCGTAAGGGAAAGCTTGCGGTTTCCATACTGCACTGAGTTGCTCCTGAAGGGAAGGGCCCTTCCGCTGGACCGCATACGTACAGAGCTCGCTGATGCCGGGGATTGTCTGCTCGTGGTGGGGACGAGCGACGTCGCCAAGGTCCACGTCCACACGAGCCATCCAGGGCGAGTCTTGGAGTACTGTCTGCGGTTCGGGGATCTCCATGAGATCCAGATAAACAACATGGCCGACCAGCACGAAGAGTTCGAGGCGCAAGGCCCCGCAGGACGGGCGTCCGCGGACGGGCCCAGCACTGTCACTCTGGAGATGGAGAGGCCCAGCGGCCAGGTCGGCACGTCGAGGCCGCTCGCGCCGGGGCCCCGGCCCGAGTCGATCGAAAAACCCGTTGGCATCGTCGCCGTGGCGGTCGGCGAGGGCCTCGCAACGATCCTACGGAGCCTCGGTGCCGACGTCGTGGTTGAGGGCGGCCAGACCATGAATCCCTCCATAGAAGAGCTTGCGAGCGCTGCCCGTCAGGTTAACGCGAAAAGCGTGATCATCCTTCCTAACAACAGCAATGTGATCCTCACGGCGGACAAAGTCAGGGAATTCGTGGACAAGACCATCTCTGTCGTCCCCACCAAGACAATACCCCAAGGGGTCGCGGCGCTTGTGGCGTTCAACGCCGCAGCTGACCTTTCTGCAAACGAACGCGCGATGAGAGAGGCGCTGGCCAACGTGAGCACGGGCGAGGTGACGTACGCGGTCCGGAGCTCAAGTATGAATGGGTTCAGCATAGACCAAAACGACATCATCGGGATCAAGGACGGCGAGATCTGCGCAGCGGGAAAGGACCGCGACGAAGTTGCGATGAGCTTGGCCAGCCAGATGGTGACCGAGGAAAGCTCGCTCCTCACCATATACTACGGGCAAGATGTGCATGTCAGCGATGCGCAGGCCCTTGCGGAGCGGCTGTCCGACATTTACCCCCATTGCGAGGTCGAGGTCCATTACGGCGGTCAGCCGCTCTACTATTACATCATGTCCGTAGAATAGGCGATGCGGCTGGCGGCGCCCTGGTGAGGGTGAGCGCGTGGAGGCCGTCGGCCTGGGGATTGGGCCTTATAGACAGCACCGGGGAGGCGAAAACACATGGCCAACATCTCGATAGTCACGGACTCCACGGCCGATCTCCCACCGCACCTGTACAGCGACTATGGGATCACCGTGGTCCCGTTGCTCGTTCACTTTGGAGACGAGGTATACCGGGACGGCGTGGACCTCTCGAGCGAGGAGTTTTACGCCAAGCTCACTTCGAGCAGCGTCCTCCCGAGGACCTCTCAGCCCTCACCCCGGGATTTCCAGGTTGTTTACGAAGACTTGCTATCGAAATCTGACGGGGT
It encodes the following:
- a CDS encoding Asp23/Gls24 family envelope stress response protein, producing the protein MGKDVSTELGQITISDEVIALIAGMAATECYGLVGMASRNIQDGIAELLGMENMSRGVEVKLDGDEVVIELYIIVEYGTKITEVAQNVMDKVRYVVESMTGLKVAQVNITVQGVRVTHVRTDRRT
- a CDS encoding DAK2 domain-containing protein is translated as MKRDLLDAGALARAIMAGTEWLGANKEFVNSLNVFPVPDGDTGTNMHLTLLSAVREVEKAEGRELWEIADAAAMGSLMGARGNSGVIFSQLFRGFAKGVEGKAQLEPQDLARALQSAAAMAYKAVMKPVEGTMLTVAREAARSATQCARAGLGLRALAEKVLEDSQRALERTPEMLPTLKEAGVVDAGGQGLVFFWQGIVKSLRGEVTVPRQEPVLQVARGGGAGQAARQPEATVRESLRFPYCTELLLKGRALPLDRIRTELADAGDCLLVVGTSDVAKVHVHTSHPGRVLEYCLRFGDLHEIQINNMADQHEEFEAQGPAGRASADGPSTVTLEMERPSGQVGTSRPLAPGPRPESIEKPVGIVAVAVGEGLATILRSLGADVVVEGGQTMNPSIEELASAARQVNAKSVIILPNNSNVILTADKVREFVDKTISVVPTKTIPQGVAALVAFNAAADLSANERAMREALANVSTGEVTYAVRSSSMNGFSIDQNDIIGIKDGEICAAGKDRDEVAMSLASQMVTEESSLLTIYYGQDVHVSDAQALAERLSDIYPHCEVEVHYGGQPLYYYIMSVE